The genome window ATTGAACTTTTGAGCGATATCGCCTTTCATTCCGTCTTCCCCGAAAAACAGATAGAAAAAGAGCGCAGTGTCATTCTGGAAGAAATGGCCATGTATTACGACTCGCCGGAAGATGCGTTGCAGGATGATTTTGACGAAGTGGTGTTCCGGCAGCATCCGCTGGGAGGCAACATCCTCGGCACGCCGGAGACGGTTCGCTCGTTTACGCGGGATCAGTTGCAGCATTTTATCAGCGACAACATCGATACAGAGCGGATCATTTTCTCGTCGGTAAGCAACTGGCCTTTTAGCAAGGTGAAGCGTATTGCCGAGAAATACCTGCGCGATATTCCCCCGCACCATTCCGCTCGCCGCCGGACAGCACCCGGCCTCTACGAACCCCAGCGCGTTAGCGTAGAACGGCAGATCACGCAGGCGCAGTGCGCCATTGGGCGGCCTTCCTACGGCCTGACCGACGCGCGGCGGTTGCCTTTTTTCATGCTGGTCAACCTGTTGGGCGGACCAGGTATGAACTCCCGGCTTAACATGAATTTGCGCGAGAAATACGGGCTGGTTTACTCCATTGAAGCCAGCTATACGCCTTTTCTGGACACCGGTTTTCTGGGAATTTACTTCGGTACGGACCAAAAACACCTCGACCGTAGCCACACCCAGATTATGAGGGAGCTGAAAATTCTGCGCGAAAAACCACTCACCGCCCTGCAATTGCACAACACGAAAGAGCAGTTGATGGGTCAGTTGGCCATGTCGGAAGAAGGCAATCAAAGTTTCATGCTGATGATGGCTAAAAGTCTGCTGGATACGGGCAAAGTTGATTCGCTGGAAGAGATTTTTGGGGAGATTCGGAGCGTTACGGCTTCCCAGTTGCAGGAGTTAGCCAACGATATGTTCGACGAGAACCAATTAAGCTATCTGACCTTTTTGCCTGAAAAGGAGTAATGTAGTTTTTGGGATAATTCTGCTTTCTTTGTAAAAAGCAAAACCACCGCGTCCAGCATGCATTTTTTATCCGCTGACCTTGAGGAGTACGCTGAAGCCCACACAACGGGCGAAAGTGATGTTCTGCAACGACTTAATCGCAATACACACGCATACGTTATGCGCCCCCGCATGTTGTCCGGACAGTTGCAGGGGCGTTTTTTGTCCATGATTTCCAGAATGATGCGTCCGCGTCGCATTCTGGAAATCGGCACTTATACGGGTTATTCCGCCCTTTGCCTGGCCGAAGGATTGACCGACGATGGCCTGCTGATTACAGTCGATAACAACGAAGAACTGGAAAGTTTTGCCCGCTCCTACTGGAACCAGACGCCTTATACCTCAAAAATAGATTTCCGACTTGGCAACGCGCCGGATATTATTCCGACCCTAAATGACGTTTTTGACATAGTGTTCATTGATGCTGACAAGAAAAATTACAGCCTTTATTACGATTTAGTGTTCGATAAAGTGCGGTCAGGTGGCATCATTTTGGCTGATAATGTGCTGTGGAGTGGGAAAGTGGTGCCCGCCGGGCGTCCGGCTTCCCGTGCTATTGACAAGGACACGCAGGCGGTTCTGGATTTTAACCAGAAGGTGCAGCAGGATTCCCGCGCAGAAAACGTGTTGTTGCCCGTACGTGATGGATTGATGATGATTTACAAACAGTAACGCTGTATGAAAAACCTATTTTTAGCGATTTTTTTATCGTTCGTAACTACCTTAACCTTCCAGCAGGCTACTGCCCAAACGACACCGCAAGTCCCGGATCAGGTTCAATTTGCCGATATGACGGTTCGGTTTGACAACGGTGCCAAAC of Tellurirhabdus bombi contains these proteins:
- a CDS encoding O-methyltransferase, whose translation is MHFLSADLEEYAEAHTTGESDVLQRLNRNTHAYVMRPRMLSGQLQGRFLSMISRMMRPRRILEIGTYTGYSALCLAEGLTDDGLLITVDNNEELESFARSYWNQTPYTSKIDFRLGNAPDIIPTLNDVFDIVFIDADKKNYSLYYDLVFDKVRSGGIILADNVLWSGKVVPAGRPASRAIDKDTQAVLDFNQKVQQDSRAENVLLPVRDGLMMIYKQ
- a CDS encoding M16 family metallopeptidase, with the translated sequence MEEYELYTLPNGIRIVHKQVPHTQIAHCGIMLDIGSRDEQPHQQGLAHFWEHMAFKGTKKRKSYHIINRLETVGGELNAYTTKEKVCFHASLLGIHFEKAIELLSDIAFHSVFPEKQIEKERSVILEEMAMYYDSPEDALQDDFDEVVFRQHPLGGNILGTPETVRSFTRDQLQHFISDNIDTERIIFSSVSNWPFSKVKRIAEKYLRDIPPHHSARRRTAPGLYEPQRVSVERQITQAQCAIGRPSYGLTDARRLPFFMLVNLLGGPGMNSRLNMNLREKYGLVYSIEASYTPFLDTGFLGIYFGTDQKHLDRSHTQIMRELKILREKPLTALQLHNTKEQLMGQLAMSEEGNQSFMLMMAKSLLDTGKVDSLEEIFGEIRSVTASQLQELANDMFDENQLSYLTFLPEKE